The following proteins come from a genomic window of Novosphingobium aromaticivorans DSM 12444:
- a CDS encoding spermidine synthase, with product MDTPAAQALVDRPSEQPGWSELHPDDELIDVAFVPDGSRLRLVRNGSEYVILLDHHELMSTDVVASEQELARVTCERLGAVPGLQMLIGGYGMGFTLRAALAALGQDAEVTVAEIVPKIVEWARGPMRDFTAGCLDDPRVQLVEEDVGMLIAAARGGYDAILLDVDNGPEGLTRRVNDWLYSASGLEAARTALRPGGILAIWSATPDDRFTGLLARSGFEVNVVAVEAREGVRGNEEAWKHALILARKAVTNGG from the coding sequence TTGGACACGCCCGCAGCGCAAGCGCTGGTCGACAGGCCGTCGGAGCAACCTGGCTGGTCCGAACTGCACCCCGATGACGAACTGATCGACGTCGCCTTCGTGCCCGATGGCAGTCGCCTGCGGCTGGTCCGGAACGGCAGCGAATACGTGATCCTGCTGGACCACCACGAACTGATGAGCACCGACGTGGTCGCCTCCGAACAGGAGCTGGCCCGGGTGACCTGCGAGAGGCTGGGGGCGGTACCGGGCCTGCAGATGCTGATCGGTGGCTATGGCATGGGCTTCACCCTGCGTGCCGCGCTGGCGGCGCTGGGGCAGGACGCCGAGGTTACCGTTGCCGAGATCGTGCCGAAGATCGTGGAATGGGCGCGCGGGCCGATGCGGGACTTTACAGCGGGATGCCTTGACGATCCGCGGGTGCAGCTCGTCGAGGAGGATGTCGGCATGCTGATCGCGGCGGCAAGGGGCGGCTACGATGCGATCCTGCTGGATGTCGACAACGGTCCCGAAGGCCTGACGCGCCGGGTGAACGACTGGCTCTATTCCGCATCGGGACTTGAAGCGGCGCGTACCGCGCTGCGTCCGGGCGGAATCCTGGCAATCTGGTCGGCAACGCCCGATGACCGGTTCACCGGACTGCTGGCACGATCCGGCTTTGAGGTGAACGTGGTGGCGGTCGAAGCGCGCGAGGGCGTGCGGGGCAACGAGGAGGCGTGGAAGCACGCGCTCATTCTGGCTCGCAAGGCGGTGACGAACGGGGGGTGA
- a CDS encoding sigma-70 family RNA polymerase sigma factor, translating to MKHDHRGFAAAQAYRKDETADRIRRFLPMVKRLAWHVHGSGRSGIEIEDLIQAGLVALTECAQRHDGPTEDGFAAYAKLRVRGAMVDLVRRSTPLSRSATERRRVLREKTATLATELGRPPSEAELARAVGLTERELADQRAADEPLRFEAIDDAYSDSNSAFADDRPDSFDMLADAEMRGAVAAAIAGLPERLQLIIQLYFVEELNLAEIAEVLGVSIPRVHQLKAQAIDKLRMALGEGYDIL from the coding sequence ATGAAGCACGATCACCGCGGCTTTGCCGCAGCACAGGCCTATCGCAAGGACGAGACAGCGGATCGCATTCGGCGGTTTCTGCCCATGGTCAAGCGGCTCGCCTGGCACGTCCACGGCTCGGGCCGGTCGGGCATCGAGATCGAGGATCTGATCCAGGCCGGCCTTGTCGCGCTTACCGAATGCGCGCAGCGCCACGATGGTCCGACCGAGGATGGCTTCGCCGCCTATGCCAAGCTGCGGGTGAGGGGCGCGATGGTCGACCTCGTGCGCCGGTCGACGCCGCTGTCGCGCTCGGCAACCGAACGGCGCCGCGTCCTGCGCGAGAAGACCGCGACGCTCGCGACCGAACTGGGCCGCCCGCCGAGCGAAGCCGAGCTTGCCCGCGCGGTGGGCCTGACCGAGCGCGAACTGGCCGACCAGCGTGCCGCCGACGAACCCCTGCGTTTCGAGGCGATCGACGATGCCTATTCCGACAGCAACTCGGCGTTTGCCGACGACCGGCCCGACAGCTTCGACATGCTGGCCGATGCGGAAATGCGCGGAGCCGTCGCGGCTGCCATCGCCGGACTGCCGGAGCGGTTGCAGTTGATCATCCAGCTCTACTTCGTCGAGGAACTTAACCTTGCGGAGATCGCCGAAGTGCTCGGCGTGAGCATCCCGCGCGTGCATCAGTTGAAGGCCCAGGCCATCGACAAGCTGCGCATGGCGCTCGGAGAGGGGTACGATATTCTCTAA
- a CDS encoding TonB-dependent receptor plug domain-containing protein: MKFPKKRLRRTGRCALLAATGFLALGTAPARAAEPAPLPDSPAPANTTAQAVFTPADFTRFAPRNALDMLRQVPGFSIREGEEARGLGQASGNVLVNSQRLSSKSDDIYTQLSRIPASTVERIELVDGARLDIPGLTGQVANVIARSSSFSGQFRWSPEVRPHYADPRFTNGEISISGRKGPVEYTVSLINNANRGAAGGPTLITDRTGAVIQTRDDVVKARRDTPKLTARFTIDGPGSSVANLNGSFERIPRRFTEHSVRTDADGTVTIRDLDDRSSARNWEIGGDYEFALGPGRLKLIGLNRQEHEPYSQSVVTTFRDGTPAVGDRYAQVGDSAERIARAEYSWKMLGGDWQLAGEGAFNSLDNVASLATLDAQGHFVEVPFPEGTGGVKEDRYDASLSFSRPLTDRLTLQLIAGAERSTLRQTGATGPEGNLSRTFFRPKGSLSLGWKAGRNLDVSFKIKRSVGQLSFYDFLARRFLDDGNANSGNADLVPQQDWSAELELNRTFGALGSTKLRLVARDVQDYVTVIPIGALGESIGNVGSARERQIVSNTTLQLDPLGWKGARIDLNVELTFTRLRDPFDPSRHIPYGAITERYWELNFREDFPGTDWAAGASYEYNRQSLYHRRFEAGRAYEGPVFAGLFIEHKNVMGLTVKASANNLLNGRQRWDRRVYDGPRPDAPIAFVETRDRLIGPIFTLTVKGSI; encoded by the coding sequence ATGAAGTTTCCAAAGAAACGATTGCGGCGCACCGGGAGATGCGCCCTCCTCGCCGCCACGGGCTTCCTCGCCCTCGGCACGGCCCCCGCCCGGGCGGCAGAGCCTGCTCCACTCCCGGATAGCCCCGCGCCTGCCAACACTACCGCGCAGGCCGTCTTCACCCCGGCCGACTTCACCCGCTTCGCCCCGCGCAACGCGCTCGACATGCTGCGCCAGGTCCCCGGCTTCTCGATCCGCGAGGGCGAGGAAGCCCGCGGCCTCGGCCAGGCCAGCGGCAACGTCCTGGTCAATTCGCAGCGCCTCTCGTCAAAGTCCGACGACATCTACACCCAGCTTTCACGCATCCCGGCCTCCACCGTCGAGCGGATCGAGCTGGTCGACGGCGCCCGCCTCGACATCCCGGGCCTCACCGGCCAGGTCGCCAACGTCATTGCGCGCAGCTCCAGCTTCTCCGGACAGTTCCGCTGGAGCCCGGAAGTCCGCCCCCACTATGCCGACCCGCGCTTCACCAACGGCGAAATCTCGATTTCCGGCCGCAAGGGACCGGTCGAATACACGGTCAGCCTCATCAACAACGCCAACCGCGGCGCCGCCGGCGGCCCCACGCTGATCACCGACCGCACAGGCGCCGTGATCCAGACCCGCGACGACGTGGTAAAGGCCCGCCGCGACACGCCCAAGCTCACCGCACGGTTCACCATCGACGGCCCCGGCTCCTCGGTGGCCAATCTCAACGGCTCGTTCGAACGCATTCCCCGCCGCTTCACCGAGCATTCGGTGCGCACCGATGCCGACGGCACGGTCACCATCCGCGATCTCGACGACCGCTCTTCGGCCCGCAACTGGGAAATCGGCGGCGACTACGAATTCGCGCTCGGCCCCGGCCGGCTCAAGCTCATCGGCCTCAACCGGCAGGAACACGAACCCTACAGCCAGTCGGTCGTCACCACCTTCCGCGATGGCACGCCCGCCGTGGGCGACCGCTACGCGCAGGTCGGCGACAGCGCCGAACGCATCGCGCGGGCCGAATATTCCTGGAAGATGCTGGGCGGCGACTGGCAGCTTGCCGGCGAGGGTGCGTTCAATTCGCTCGACAACGTCGCCTCGCTCGCCACGCTCGATGCCCAGGGCCACTTCGTCGAGGTGCCCTTCCCCGAAGGCACCGGCGGCGTGAAGGAAGATCGCTACGACGCCAGCCTCTCGTTCAGTCGCCCGCTGACCGACCGCCTCACGCTCCAGCTCATTGCCGGCGCCGAACGCTCGACCCTGCGCCAGACGGGTGCCACCGGGCCCGAAGGCAACCTCAGCCGCACCTTCTTCCGCCCCAAGGGCTCGCTCTCGCTCGGCTGGAAGGCGGGCAGGAATCTCGACGTCTCGTTCAAGATCAAGCGATCGGTCGGCCAGCTCTCGTTCTACGACTTCCTCGCCCGCCGCTTTCTCGACGATGGCAACGCCAACAGCGGCAATGCCGATCTGGTCCCCCAGCAGGACTGGTCGGCCGAACTCGAACTGAACCGCACGTTCGGCGCGCTCGGCTCGACCAAGCTGCGCCTCGTCGCCCGCGATGTGCAGGATTACGTGACCGTGATCCCTATCGGGGCGCTTGGGGAATCCATCGGCAATGTCGGCTCGGCCCGCGAACGCCAGATCGTCAGCAACACCACGCTCCAGCTCGATCCTCTCGGCTGGAAGGGCGCGCGGATCGACCTCAATGTCGAACTGACCTTCACCCGGCTCAGAGACCCGTTCGATCCCTCGCGCCACATCCCCTACGGCGCCATCACCGAACGCTACTGGGAACTGAACTTCCGCGAAGACTTCCCCGGCACGGACTGGGCCGCCGGCGCATCGTACGAATACAACCGCCAATCGCTCTATCATCGCCGCTTCGAAGCCGGGCGCGCCTATGAAGGCCCGGTCTTCGCGGGCCTCTTCATCGAACACAAGAACGTCATGGGCCTGACCGTGAAGGCCAGCGCCAACAACCTCCTGAACGGTCGCCAGCGCTGGGACCGCCGCGTCTACGACGGCCCTCGGCCGGATGCGCCCATCGCCTTTGTCGAAACGCGCGACCGGCTGATCGGCCCGATCTTCACGCTGACCGTAAAGGGCAGCATCTGA
- a CDS encoding SDR family oxidoreductase, giving the protein MSQSPFRDDVLAGKTAFIAGGTSGINLGIAKRFAELGARVAVLGRNPEKAASAADEIGHDAIWRAADVRDYGAICEAMKSVRDEIGALDIVVSGAAGNFLAPVLGMSANAFKTVVDIDLLGTFNVFRGCHELLNPGASLIAITAGQAEQAMAMQAHACAAKAGINQLVRTLAIEWGPDVRVNGISPGPIADTEGMARLAPDESTRQQHYARIPMKRWGTCYEIAEAAVYLSTPAASYVTGAILDVDGGSSVGDASRTSPNKGLA; this is encoded by the coding sequence ATGAGCCAATCTCCCTTCCGCGACGACGTCCTCGCCGGCAAGACCGCGTTCATCGCGGGCGGAACCAGCGGCATCAATCTGGGCATCGCAAAGCGCTTTGCCGAACTGGGCGCGCGGGTCGCCGTCCTCGGTCGCAATCCCGAAAAGGCAGCGTCCGCTGCTGACGAAATCGGCCACGATGCCATCTGGCGGGCCGCCGACGTGCGCGATTATGGCGCGATCTGCGAGGCGATGAAGTCGGTCCGCGACGAGATCGGCGCGCTCGACATCGTCGTGTCGGGGGCTGCGGGCAATTTCCTGGCGCCGGTACTCGGCATGTCCGCCAATGCCTTCAAGACGGTCGTCGACATCGATCTCCTCGGCACGTTCAACGTGTTCCGGGGGTGTCACGAACTGCTCAACCCCGGCGCGTCGCTCATCGCGATCACCGCCGGACAGGCGGAGCAGGCCATGGCGATGCAGGCCCATGCCTGCGCCGCGAAGGCCGGGATCAACCAGCTCGTGCGCACGCTGGCGATCGAATGGGGCCCCGATGTGCGAGTCAACGGCATTTCGCCGGGTCCGATCGCGGATACCGAGGGCATGGCAAGACTGGCACCCGATGAATCGACGCGCCAGCAGCACTATGCGCGCATCCCGATGAAGCGCTGGGGCACCTGTTACGAGATCGCCGAGGCGGCGGTGTACCTGTCGACCCCGGCCGCAAGCTACGTGACCGGCGCGATCCTCGATGTGGATGGTGGCAGTTCGGTCGGCGATGCCTCTCGCACCAGTCCGAACAAGGGGCTTGCCTGA
- a CDS encoding NAD(P)H-dependent flavin oxidoreductase — MALKTRITQMLGIEHPIVQGGMMNVGYAELASAVSNAGGLGIITALTQPTPEALRDEIERTKAMTSKPFGVNMTIFPTVNSPDYKAYAQAIIDGGVKIVETAGTQAVREIWEMLKPHGVTILHKCTAVRHALSAERAGCDIISIDGFECAGHPGEDDIPGLILIPAAADKVKIPLLASGGFGDGRGLVAALALGAEGINMGTRFCATVEAPIHENVKQAYIDNDERGSFLIFRNFKNTARVGRSAVSEEVVRRLSKPDAVFEDVRELVAGTAGKELLQTGDLSRGVFWAGMVQGLIHDIPTCQQLIERIVADAEDIIRGRLGGFLA, encoded by the coding sequence ATGGCGCTCAAGACACGCATCACCCAGATGCTCGGCATCGAGCATCCGATCGTCCAGGGCGGGATGATGAACGTCGGCTATGCCGAACTGGCAAGCGCGGTTTCCAACGCGGGCGGCCTCGGCATCATAACCGCGCTGACCCAGCCCACGCCCGAGGCCCTGCGCGACGAGATCGAGCGCACCAAGGCAATGACGTCGAAGCCGTTCGGCGTGAACATGACCATCTTCCCGACCGTCAATTCGCCCGACTACAAGGCCTATGCCCAGGCCATCATCGATGGCGGCGTGAAGATCGTCGAGACCGCCGGGACCCAGGCCGTGCGCGAGATCTGGGAAATGCTCAAGCCCCACGGCGTGACGATCCTGCATAAGTGCACCGCCGTCCGCCATGCGCTCTCGGCCGAAAGGGCGGGTTGCGACATCATCTCGATCGACGGCTTCGAATGCGCCGGCCACCCCGGCGAGGACGACATTCCCGGCCTGATCCTGATCCCCGCCGCGGCAGACAAGGTGAAGATCCCGCTGCTCGCTTCTGGCGGGTTCGGTGACGGGCGCGGCCTGGTCGCGGCTCTCGCACTCGGCGCGGAGGGCATAAACATGGGCACGCGCTTCTGCGCCACGGTCGAGGCGCCGATCCACGAGAACGTGAAGCAGGCCTATATCGACAACGACGAGCGGGGCAGCTTCCTGATCTTCCGCAATTTCAAGAACACCGCGCGCGTCGGGCGCAGCGCCGTATCGGAAGAGGTGGTGCGCCGCCTGTCGAAGCCCGATGCCGTGTTCGAGGACGTGCGCGAACTGGTGGCCGGAACCGCCGGCAAGGAACTCTTGCAGACCGGCGATCTTTCCCGGGGCGTGTTCTGGGCCGGCATGGTCCAGGGCCTGATCCACGACATTCCCACCTGCCAGCAGCTGATCGAGCGTATCGTGGCCGACGCCGAGGACATCATCCGGGGCAGGCTCGGAGGGTTCCTGGCATGA
- a CDS encoding L,D-transpeptidase family protein yields the protein MAGRAGFWGNRWVRMPLGFLATSAASVLAFHAGQDIAAVIFGKGTAEAASIAVPAKASGPVPTPALARADDGPFVVKSILPIHEPIRFGKFHWDESRAPAEGPLVVTVDLTARVISVFRAGHEIGAAAILKGYGDKPTPTGIFPITEKDADHVSNIYDAPMPYMMRLTNDGVSIHGSKVEKGYATNGCIGVPDAFAAKLFKLAKLGDKVIITDGKKMTIGDPILPGNHAG from the coding sequence ATGGCAGGCAGGGCAGGGTTCTGGGGAAACCGGTGGGTGCGAATGCCGCTCGGCTTTCTTGCGACCAGCGCCGCTTCGGTCCTGGCCTTCCACGCCGGACAGGACATCGCCGCCGTCATTTTCGGCAAGGGCACGGCCGAAGCCGCATCGATCGCGGTGCCGGCGAAGGCGTCCGGGCCCGTGCCAACTCCAGCCCTTGCCCGGGCCGACGATGGTCCGTTCGTCGTCAAGTCGATCCTGCCGATCCACGAGCCGATCCGCTTCGGCAAGTTTCATTGGGACGAAAGCCGCGCGCCTGCCGAAGGCCCGCTCGTCGTCACCGTCGACCTCACAGCGCGTGTGATCTCGGTCTTCCGTGCAGGCCACGAGATCGGCGCTGCCGCCATTCTCAAAGGCTATGGCGACAAGCCTACGCCCACGGGCATCTTCCCGATCACCGAGAAGGATGCCGACCACGTCTCGAACATCTACGACGCGCCGATGCCGTACATGATGCGCCTGACCAACGATGGCGTCTCAATCCACGGCAGCAAGGTCGAAAAGGGCTATGCCACCAACGGCTGCATCGGCGTGCCCGACGCCTTTGCCGCAAAGCTGTTCAAGCTGGCGAAGCTTGGCGACAAGGTCATTATCACCGACGGCAAGAAGATGACCATCGGCGACCCGATCCTTCCCGGCAACCACGCCGGTTGA
- a CDS encoding DUF418 domain-containing protein: MAENLKQTRIEAIDFLRGVAVLGILAINVTGFWGPSLATFSPAIPRMEPGGAVWFGFAFVVFEGKMRALFSMLFGASMVLFARAAQRRGLDPGKAQVRRLVWLAIFGYAHYALLWWGDILFPYALCGLCALLLMRLSPAGLVAVALPIYLLSHGIDALLALPGMATEQAVLSGIAAPADVAEQAGMMARIAASISSDLAVLDAGFVDAVRLRLANGAAEPLRVTLATFTETLPLMLIGMALLRSGFFTTWPKRSLGWIAAIGILGGAAASVAALSWLAAHGWPPRAMFGAIESGMAFPHLAMAIGYAAGLLLLFPHLRGRAVGRALVAAGRCAFSNYIGTTVLMGAILSGWGLGLGPELPRAWLPALVLLGWFAMLAWPRWWLARFGQGPLEALWRKLALPAHA, from the coding sequence TTGGCGGAAAACCTGAAACAGACGCGCATTGAGGCGATCGATTTCCTGCGCGGCGTGGCCGTGCTGGGCATTCTCGCGATCAACGTGACCGGCTTCTGGGGCCCGTCGCTGGCCACCTTCTCGCCCGCGATCCCGCGGATGGAACCGGGCGGCGCGGTGTGGTTCGGCTTCGCGTTCGTCGTTTTCGAAGGCAAGATGCGCGCGCTGTTCAGCATGCTGTTCGGGGCCAGCATGGTCCTGTTCGCGCGCGCGGCGCAGCGTCGCGGACTGGACCCGGGCAAGGCGCAGGTGCGCCGCCTCGTGTGGCTCGCAATCTTCGGCTATGCCCATTACGCCCTGCTGTGGTGGGGAGATATCCTCTTCCCCTATGCCCTGTGCGGACTGTGCGCGCTGCTGCTCATGCGCCTTTCGCCAGCGGGGCTCGTCGCGGTCGCCCTGCCGATCTACCTCCTCTCGCACGGGATCGATGCCCTGCTGGCACTGCCGGGGATGGCCACGGAACAGGCGGTCCTGTCCGGCATCGCCGCTCCGGCGGACGTTGCCGAGCAGGCCGGCATGATGGCGCGGATCGCCGCCTCCATCTCGAGCGACCTTGCCGTGCTCGACGCGGGGTTTGTCGACGCCGTCCGCCTGAGGCTTGCAAATGGTGCCGCCGAGCCGCTGCGCGTCACGCTGGCGACGTTTACCGAAACCCTGCCACTGATGCTGATCGGCATGGCGCTGTTGCGAAGCGGCTTCTTCACGACCTGGCCAAAACGCAGCCTGGGCTGGATCGCCGCCATCGGCATCCTGGGGGGAGCGGCGGCGTCCGTCGCCGCGCTATCGTGGCTGGCCGCGCATGGCTGGCCTCCGCGCGCGATGTTCGGGGCGATAGAGAGCGGTATGGCGTTCCCCCACCTTGCCATGGCGATCGGATACGCCGCCGGGCTCCTGCTGCTGTTTCCGCACCTTCGCGGCAGGGCCGTGGGTCGCGCGCTGGTCGCTGCGGGACGCTGCGCGTTCAGCAACTACATCGGCACGACCGTGCTGATGGGCGCGATCCTGTCCGGCTGGGGCCTCGGGCTCGGGCCGGAACTCCCGAGAGCCTGGCTGCCCGCCCTCGTGCTGCTTGGCTGGTTTGCCATGCTCGCCTGGCCGCGATGGTGGCTAGCCCGCTTCGGGCAGGGGCCGCTTGAGGCGCTCTGGCGCAAGCTTGCCCTTCCCGCGCACGCGTAG
- a CDS encoding SDR family oxidoreductase, producing the protein MKIDSTTSAVVTGGASGLGRATAEALAAAGVKVAIFDVNEELGEQVAAAIGGLFCKVDITSEESVVEGFAKARAAHGQERICVHCAMTQRKGRTISRNKETGEFVRFPTEDYAFAAQGILVASYRVASLSALGMAGLDPLEDGERGTIILTASVAAQDAQIGQVAYGSLKAGVNGLVLPMARDLMDLGIRVNSIMPGIFGTPLLGRLPEKVLDSLSASVPFPKRLGKPEEYASLAMELVRNSYFNGQCIRLDGAIRMAPR; encoded by the coding sequence ATGAAGATCGACAGCACGACCAGCGCGGTCGTCACCGGCGGTGCATCCGGCCTCGGCCGCGCAACGGCAGAGGCGCTCGCGGCCGCCGGGGTGAAGGTCGCCATATTCGACGTGAACGAGGAACTCGGCGAGCAGGTCGCCGCCGCGATCGGCGGGCTGTTCTGCAAGGTCGACATCACCAGCGAGGAGTCGGTCGTCGAAGGCTTTGCCAAGGCGCGCGCCGCGCACGGCCAGGAACGCATCTGCGTCCACTGCGCGATGACCCAGCGCAAGGGCCGGACGATCAGCCGCAACAAGGAGACCGGCGAGTTCGTTCGCTTCCCGACGGAGGACTATGCCTTTGCCGCGCAGGGCATTCTGGTCGCCAGCTACCGTGTCGCCTCGCTTTCCGCGCTTGGCATGGCGGGGCTTGATCCGCTGGAAGACGGCGAACGCGGAACGATCATTCTCACCGCCTCGGTCGCGGCGCAGGACGCCCAGATCGGGCAGGTGGCCTACGGTTCGCTCAAGGCCGGGGTGAACGGCCTGGTCCTGCCGATGGCACGCGACCTGATGGACCTCGGCATCCGCGTCAACTCGATCATGCCGGGCATCTTCGGCACGCCGCTGCTCGGCCGCCTGCCGGAAAAGGTGCTCGACAGTCTCAGCGCTTCGGTGCCGTTCCCCAAGCGGCTCGGCAAGCCCGAGGAATATGCCAGCCTTGCGATGGAACTGGTGCGCAATTCCTATTTCAACGGCCAGTGCATCCGCCTCGACGGCGCGATCCGCATGGCCCCGCGCTGA
- a CDS encoding phospholipase D-like domain-containing protein — protein sequence MTTSYNRYTLLFGAEEFWQAARADMAAAQRRVLVQAMTFEADRAGLSVASGIENSPARERRVLVDDYSRNVINDTMLPLPFRPADVLAEARATLAMFDRLDALGIGVRVTNPVLGNPLRYPLRNHKKLLVMDDVAHVGGINFSDHNFSWHDLMLRIDDAEVADFLARDFMNDWAGRPRGVRGQFGDLELVCLDGDTNASLMQPLIDLVASARRSVEMVSAYPTMPFVGAMAEAARHGAEVTIYSPAPNNKPVVRDYLAGVVGRAGIALRLLPKMTHAKAMLIDGETLVVGSSNFNFASHRTSNDIVAIVRDPLLVAQFEERLLTPARGASFAVGEARIPAWRQWRARATLELADAVLANLRHGEVRAMDWQALRVRGKGKLAPERLKRPLPEAG from the coding sequence ATGACAACCAGCTATAATCGTTACACATTACTCTTCGGCGCTGAAGAGTTCTGGCAAGCTGCGAGGGCGGACATGGCGGCGGCGCAGCGTCGGGTCCTTGTCCAGGCGATGACTTTCGAGGCCGACCGGGCCGGGCTGTCCGTGGCATCGGGCATCGAAAATTCGCCTGCGCGCGAGCGACGTGTGCTGGTTGACGACTACAGTCGCAACGTCATCAACGACACCATGCTCCCCCTGCCGTTTCGTCCGGCCGACGTCCTTGCCGAGGCACGGGCGACGCTGGCGATGTTCGACCGGCTCGACGCGCTCGGCATCGGGGTGCGCGTGACGAATCCTGTGCTCGGCAACCCGCTGCGCTATCCCTTGCGCAACCACAAGAAGCTGCTGGTCATGGACGATGTCGCGCATGTCGGCGGCATCAACTTTTCGGATCACAACTTCTCATGGCACGACCTCATGCTGCGTATCGATGATGCGGAGGTGGCGGATTTCCTTGCCAGGGATTTCATGAATGACTGGGCCGGCCGGCCCCGGGGCGTCCGGGGGCAATTCGGCGACCTCGAACTCGTCTGCCTCGACGGCGACACCAACGCCAGCCTGATGCAGCCGCTGATCGATCTGGTGGCTTCGGCGCGCCGGTCGGTCGAGATGGTCAGCGCCTATCCGACGATGCCGTTCGTCGGCGCGATGGCCGAGGCCGCGCGCCACGGGGCCGAGGTCACGATCTACAGCCCTGCGCCGAACAACAAGCCGGTGGTTCGCGATTACCTTGCCGGCGTTGTCGGGCGTGCGGGGATCGCGCTGCGGCTGCTCCCGAAGATGACGCACGCGAAGGCGATGCTGATCGATGGCGAAACCCTGGTCGTGGGGTCGAGCAATTTCAACTTCGCATCGCACCGCACCAGCAACGATATCGTGGCGATCGTGCGCGATCCGTTGCTTGTCGCGCAGTTCGAGGAGCGTCTGCTTACGCCCGCGCGCGGGGCATCGTTTGCGGTCGGCGAGGCCCGGATCCCTGCGTGGCGGCAGTGGCGGGCACGCGCGACGCTGGAACTGGCCGACGCCGTGCTTGCGAACCTGCGTCACGGCGAGGTCCGCGCGATGGACTGGCAGGCCCTACGCGTGCGCGGGAAGGGCAAGCTTGCGCCAGAGCGCCTCAAGCGGCCCCTGCCCGAAGCGGGCTAG
- a CDS encoding glycosyltransferase, protein MNNTPTPPKVLLLLTSLHGGGAERVAVHLLNRLQGRFDMRMGLLRASGPYLDQADRSRLIVAPEGETHFNFDGPNSANYRPGKLVGSAVRAPLAFRRMIRETQPDVVLSFLKGTNLLVWLALMNMGRARPRWIAREGNNVLAVIREEAPNGAVARASRDLTAKAYRRADAVLANSTDMAAGLITDLDLDPAKMRMINNPIDIDGIREAAGESLPGAPNRPFILTAGRLEYQKAHEVLLRAFARSEAWRTHALVILGKGSRLGELHRLAAQLGIGEYVRFIGFVPNPYAWMARADLFVLPSRWEGFPTVAAEAMACGTPLLLTDCRFGARDIVEPGVTGELVPVNDEAALATEIAALLASPERRSALARAGREKVERFRLERMLEAYAALFDEQFAARRR, encoded by the coding sequence ATGAACAACACACCGACCCCGCCCAAGGTCCTGCTGCTGTTGACCTCGCTCCACGGCGGCGGCGCCGAACGTGTCGCCGTGCATCTGCTGAACCGCCTTCAAGGGCGCTTCGACATGCGCATGGGCCTGCTCCGCGCCTCGGGCCCCTACCTCGACCAGGCCGACCGGTCGCGGCTGATAGTGGCGCCGGAAGGCGAGACGCACTTCAACTTCGACGGTCCCAATTCCGCCAATTACCGCCCCGGAAAGCTGGTCGGCAGCGCAGTGCGGGCACCGCTCGCATTCCGCAGGATGATCCGCGAAACGCAGCCTGACGTCGTGCTGAGCTTCCTCAAGGGCACCAACCTGCTGGTCTGGCTGGCGCTGATGAACATGGGCCGCGCCCGACCGCGCTGGATCGCGCGCGAAGGCAACAACGTGCTGGCCGTCATCCGCGAGGAAGCGCCCAACGGCGCCGTGGCGCGGGCATCGCGTGACCTTACGGCCAAGGCCTATCGGCGGGCCGATGCCGTTCTCGCAAATTCCACCGACATGGCCGCGGGGCTGATCACCGATCTCGATCTCGATCCCGCGAAGATGCGGATGATCAACAATCCCATCGACATCGACGGCATACGCGAGGCAGCGGGCGAGAGCCTTCCGGGCGCGCCCAACCGGCCCTTCATCCTGACCGCGGGCCGGCTCGAATACCAGAAGGCGCACGAGGTGCTGCTGCGCGCCTTCGCGCGGAGCGAAGCGTGGCGCACGCACGCGCTGGTGATCCTCGGCAAGGGGAGCCGGCTGGGCGAACTGCACCGCCTCGCCGCACAGCTCGGCATCGGCGAGTACGTGCGCTTCATCGGCTTCGTCCCCAACCCCTATGCCTGGATGGCGCGCGCCGATCTGTTCGTGCTGCCTTCGCGGTGGGAAGGATTTCCGACCGTGGCGGCCGAGGCGATGGCCTGCGGCACGCCCCTGCTGCTGACCGACTGCAGATTCGGCGCGCGCGATATCGTGGAGCCCGGAGTGACCGGGGAACTGGTGCCAGTGAACGACGAGGCAGCGCTGGCCACCGAAATCGCGGCACTGCTGGCTTCGCCGGAGCGGCGCAGTGCGCTGGCACGGGCCGGACGCGAGAAGGTGGAACGGTTCAGGCTTGAACGAATGCTGGAAGCCTACGCTGCCCTCTTCGACGAACAGTTCGCCGCGCGTCGTCGTTAA